The following are from one region of the Stanieria sp. NIES-3757 genome:
- a CDS encoding integral membrane sensor hybrid histidine kinase has product MTVNFLAQSILIVDDNPNNLEVLSETLIRAGFQVAVAIDGETAIEQIEYHRPELILLDIMMPGIDGFETCRRIKENSATADIPIIFMTALSDTQHKVQGFTLGAVDYITKPFQQEEVIARVRVQLQLRNLSRTMEEQNKILKNEISQRQTAENSLIKLNQELEQRVEERTTKLLKTLQQLRQTQVRLVQQKEELEIRVQERTAELARTITEAEKARTEAEKANQSKSTFLANMSHELRTPMNAIIGYSEMLMEEAADLGQEDFLPDLHKIHGAAKHLLSLINDILDLSKIEAGRMELYPEQFNVCNLIKDVVATIHPLVEKNANHLKIDLPDNLGTMYTDLTKIRQSLFNLLSNASKFTENGTITLKVEQYVNAGQDWMSFQVTDMGIGMTPEQLGRLFQAFTQADASTTRKYGGTGLGLAITKRFCQMMGGDIFVESQFGKGSTFTIRLPVEVKKSIKSEQSGSDRSSKQLDIHSAGQNTILVIDDDPTIHDLINRFLSKQGFKVVTATSGQEGLRLAKQLQPQAITLDVMMPGMDGWTVLAALKADPESAHIPVIMMSIVDNQNLGYALGAADYLLKPINRQQLISVMQKYSLNYSANSVLIVEDDEDTRIILTRQLSNEGWEVIAVENGRKALEAIALAPPAFIISDLMMPEMDGFELIHELRQQEQLRSLPVVVLTAKDLTQLERQKLQGHVNRIFQKGSYTSEVLLTELHNLLSEAISRQSSKQILATL; this is encoded by the coding sequence ATGACAGTCAATTTCCTTGCTCAAAGTATTTTAATAGTCGATGATAATCCTAACAATTTAGAAGTACTTTCAGAGACTTTGATAAGAGCAGGTTTCCAAGTTGCCGTGGCAATCGATGGAGAAACTGCAATTGAACAAATTGAATATCATCGACCAGAGCTAATTTTATTAGATATTATGATGCCTGGAATTGACGGTTTTGAAACTTGTCGAAGAATTAAAGAAAATTCCGCTACTGCGGATATTCCGATTATTTTCATGACTGCTTTATCAGACACGCAACACAAAGTCCAAGGTTTTACTCTAGGTGCTGTTGATTATATTACTAAACCTTTTCAGCAAGAAGAAGTAATAGCTAGGGTTAGAGTTCAATTGCAGCTACGTAACTTGAGTAGAACGATGGAGGAGCAAAATAAAATTCTCAAAAATGAGATTTCACAGCGACAAACAGCAGAAAATTCTTTAATTAAGCTTAATCAAGAATTAGAACAACGAGTTGAAGAACGCACAACTAAATTACTAAAAACTCTTCAACAGCTTCGACAAACTCAAGTTAGATTAGTACAACAAAAAGAAGAATTAGAAATTCGGGTTCAAGAACGGACTGCCGAACTAGCAAGAACCATTACAGAAGCAGAAAAGGCTCGTACCGAAGCAGAAAAAGCCAATCAGTCTAAAAGTACTTTTCTAGCTAATATGAGTCATGAATTACGTACGCCAATGAATGCCATTATTGGTTACAGTGAGATGTTAATGGAAGAGGCAGCCGATCTGGGTCAAGAAGATTTTCTTCCCGATCTTCATAAAATTCATGGTGCTGCTAAACACCTTTTAAGTTTGATTAATGACATTCTTGACTTGTCTAAAATTGAAGCAGGTAGGATGGAACTTTATCCAGAACAGTTTAATGTTTGTAATTTAATTAAAGATGTTGTTGCAACTATTCATCCTTTAGTTGAAAAAAATGCCAATCATTTAAAGATAGATTTACCTGACAATCTGGGTACGATGTATACAGATTTAACTAAAATTAGGCAGAGTTTATTTAATCTTTTGAGTAATGCAAGTAAATTTACCGAGAATGGGACTATTACGCTTAAAGTTGAGCAATATGTCAATGCAGGGCAAGATTGGATGAGTTTCCAAGTTACTGATATGGGTATTGGCATGACTCCAGAACAATTAGGTAGATTATTTCAAGCTTTTACTCAAGCAGATGCTTCTACCACTCGTAAATATGGAGGAACTGGTTTAGGACTGGCAATTACTAAACGGTTTTGTCAGATGATGGGTGGTGATATTTTTGTAGAAAGTCAATTTGGCAAAGGCTCTACTTTTACGATTCGCCTACCTGTAGAAGTAAAAAAATCAATTAAATCAGAACAAAGCGGGAGCGATCGCAGTAGCAAACAACTTGATATTCATTCGGCAGGTCAAAATACTATTTTAGTAATTGATGATGACCCTACTATCCACGATTTAATCAACCGTTTTCTTTCTAAACAGGGATTTAAAGTGGTAACTGCTACTAGTGGACAAGAAGGGTTGCGTTTAGCTAAACAACTTCAACCACAAGCAATTACTCTGGATGTCATGATGCCTGGAATGGATGGTTGGACTGTTCTCGCTGCACTTAAAGCCGACCCAGAATCAGCCCATATCCCCGTAATTATGATGAGTATTGTCGATAATCAAAACCTAGGCTATGCTTTGGGTGCTGCTGACTATCTGCTCAAACCAATTAATCGGCAACAGTTAATTTCAGTGATGCAAAAATATAGCTTGAATTACTCTGCCAATTCAGTTTTGATTGTTGAAGATGATGAAGACACGAGAATAATTTTGACTCGTCAACTTTCCAATGAAGGCTGGGAAGTCATAGCGGTAGAAAACGGGCGTAAAGCTCTAGAAGCGATCGCTCTTGCGCCTCCAGCTTTCATTATTTCTGATTTAATGATGCCAGAAATGGATGGTTTTGAGTTAATTCACGAACTTCGTCAGCAAGAACAATTACGTTCTCTTCCTGTAGTAGTGTTAACGGCTAAAGATTTGACTCAATTAGAACGACAAAAATTACAAGGTCATGTGAACAGAATTTTTCAAAAAGGTAGTTACACCAGCGAAGTTTTATTAACAGAATTGCATAATCTTCTATCAGAGGCAATTTCTCGACAAAGTAGCAAGCAAATTCTAGCTACTCTCTAG